A single window of [Clostridium] hylemonae DSM 15053 DNA harbors:
- a CDS encoding response regulator transcription factor, translating into MANVLIVEDEKNMQDIIVEYMRRGGHTCFTADDGVDALMILKSNPMDLMILDVMMPHLDGFSVCKLAREMSNMPIIMLTAKGGEDDKLKGYEYGADDYMTKPFSPKVLLAKANALLRRSSPAPLDALNVGKIMVIPSSHKVFIDGQEITLTHKEYELLYFLMVNPGQIFARDQLLNRIWGYDFEGTTRTVDTHIKTLRQKLGDEGKHIVTLIRSGYKFEVAV; encoded by the coding sequence ATGGCAAACGTCTTGATTGTGGAAGATGAAAAGAACATGCAGGATATCATTGTTGAATATATGCGGCGGGGCGGTCATACTTGTTTCACCGCCGACGATGGCGTGGACGCTTTAATGATTTTGAAAAGCAATCCAATGGATTTGATGATACTGGACGTGATGATGCCCCATCTGGACGGCTTTTCCGTCTGTAAGCTGGCGCGTGAAATGAGCAATATGCCGATTATCATGCTGACAGCCAAAGGCGGCGAGGACGATAAGTTAAAGGGCTACGAGTACGGAGCCGACGACTACATGACAAAGCCTTTCAGCCCCAAGGTACTGCTTGCAAAAGCAAACGCCCTGCTCCGCCGTTCTTCTCCCGCTCCTTTGGACGCGTTAAATGTTGGGAAAATAATGGTAATACCATCGTCTCATAAGGTGTTTATAGACGGGCAGGAGATCACCCTTACCCATAAAGAATATGAACTGCTGTATTTCCTCATGGTAAATCCCGGACAGATTTTTGCCCGCGACCAGCTATTGAACAGAATCTGGGGATATGACTTCGAGGGTACTACCCGGACGGTAGATACCCATATCAAGACCTTGCGGCAGAAATTGGGCGACGAGGGGAAACATATCGTCACACTCATTCGCTCCGGCTATAAATTCGAGGTGGCAGTATGA
- a CDS encoding HAMP domain-containing sensor histidine kinase, with protein sequence MKLDDNFTFRTVRKKILIISKLAGILLILSYILSTKLEIDPDVSFAVWFAFVIAIVLVVDFLMGHFISKPISKLNQTARKMAKLDFSDPCTITTNDEFGEMAVSLSTMAENLQQALTGLEAANTRLEQDVEQERRLLAERKELVDNLSHEMKTPLGVIRAYAEGLQDEADEAKKQKYSAIIIAETERMSNLITTLLDLSALETGACRLVPERFDFVEFLETVAGRLLIDTPDANFTLQYELPDKRAYVDVDKARMEQVLDNLLVNAKKNVQPGGILKLSLKEQMGTLYFSVYNQGPTIPQENLPKIWTKFYRDVNSQYSGSGLGLAIVAQILSMQNLSYGVENLSDGVQFYFSIPTVK encoded by the coding sequence ATGAAATTAGATGATAATTTTACGTTCCGTACAGTCCGAAAAAAGATACTGATAATTTCAAAGCTGGCCGGTATCCTGCTTATCCTTTCCTACATCCTTTCAACCAAGTTGGAAATCGATCCTGATGTTTCATTTGCGGTTTGGTTTGCCTTTGTGATTGCCATTGTCCTTGTTGTCGATTTTCTAATGGGACACTTTATTTCAAAACCCATCTCTAAACTCAATCAAACGGCCAGGAAGATGGCAAAACTGGATTTTTCCGACCCTTGCACCATTACGACCAATGATGAATTTGGAGAAATGGCCGTAAGCCTCAGCACTATGGCCGAAAATCTGCAACAGGCGCTTACCGGATTGGAAGCAGCCAATACCCGGCTTGAACAAGACGTAGAGCAGGAGCGGCGGCTGTTGGCCGAGCGTAAAGAACTGGTCGATAACCTGTCCCATGAAATGAAAACCCCGCTGGGCGTGATCCGCGCCTATGCCGAGGGTCTGCAGGACGAAGCGGACGAGGCCAAAAAGCAAAAGTATTCAGCAATTATCATAGCGGAAACCGAGCGGATGAGCAATCTAATTACAACCCTGTTGGATTTGTCGGCGCTGGAAACGGGAGCCTGTCGGCTTGTTCCTGAGCGGTTTGATTTTGTGGAATTTTTAGAAACAGTTGCCGGGAGATTGCTGATCGACACGCCGGACGCCAACTTCACTCTGCAATATGAACTTCCCGATAAGAGAGCCTATGTAGATGTGGACAAGGCCCGTATGGAGCAGGTTTTAGACAATCTGCTCGTCAACGCAAAAAAGAATGTCCAGCCGGGTGGTATTTTGAAACTGTCTCTAAAAGAACAGATGGGGACGCTGTATTTCTCCGTCTATAACCAAGGCCCCACGATTCCGCAGGAAAATCTACCTAAGATCTGGACAAAATTTTACCGGGATGTCAACTCTCAATACAGCGGTTCCGGGCTGGGGCTAGCCATCGTCGCGCAGATACTGTCTATGCAGAATTTGAGCTATGGAGTGGAAAATCTTTCCGACGGCGTTCAATTCTATTTCTCCATTCCCACAGTCAAATAA
- a CDS encoding ABC transporter ATP-binding protein: MIEVKDLTFSYGKDKQALHGLNFTVEDGEIFGFLGPNGSGKSTTQKILTGILKGHGGKVSLFGQDISAAHTQEFFQKIGVLFEFPYLYANLSAIDNLKYFSSFYPKGQLRDIQEVLDELEFKPDFLKKPVSSYSKGMRQRASMARALISNPKLLFLDEPTSGLDPSGAVLFRKIIEAERKKGTTVFLTTHNMLDADLLCDRVAFISNGRIMALDTPKNLKEQNSNHRVVIDYLYQGKREEKTIEAPELEAGIPYAHDEIISIHSQEPTLEDMFIKYTGRGLS, encoded by the coding sequence ATGATTGAAGTAAAAGATTTGACTTTTTCCTACGGGAAAGATAAACAGGCCCTTCACGGCTTGAACTTCACCGTAGAAGATGGAGAAATCTTTGGCTTTCTGGGGCCGAATGGCTCTGGAAAGTCAACGACCCAAAAAATTCTGACCGGGATTTTGAAAGGTCATGGCGGTAAGGTGTCCCTGTTTGGACAGGATATTTCCGCCGCGCACACGCAGGAGTTTTTTCAAAAGATCGGCGTTTTGTTTGAGTTTCCCTATCTGTACGCCAACTTGAGCGCCATTGATAACCTCAAATATTTTTCTTCTTTCTATCCCAAAGGGCAACTGCGGGATATTCAGGAAGTTTTGGACGAATTGGAGTTTAAGCCTGATTTTTTGAAAAAGCCGGTTTCCTCCTACTCGAAAGGTATGCGGCAACGGGCAAGCATGGCGCGGGCGCTGATCAGCAATCCCAAGCTCTTGTTTCTGGACGAGCCGACCAGCGGGCTTGACCCGTCCGGCGCTGTTCTCTTCCGCAAGATTATTGAAGCGGAGCGGAAGAAAGGCACCACAGTATTTCTAACGACCCACAATATGCTGGACGCCGATCTGCTCTGTGACCGCGTAGCCTTTATCTCCAATGGAAGAATTATGGCGCTGGACACGCCCAAAAATCTGAAAGAACAGAACAGCAACCACCGCGTCGTGATTGATTATCTGTACCAGGGGAAGCGGGAGGAAAAAACGATTGAGGCCCCGGAATTGGAGGCGGGCATCCCCTATGCACATGACGAGATCATCAGCATACATTCACAGGAACCTACCTTGGAGGATATGTTTATCAAATACACGGGAAGGGGGCTGTCTTGA
- a CDS encoding ABC transporter permease, whose product MWKSLCSLFIKDCRMMVSGKFFLMSVGFLVLYTLYVNFGYVKFMDAGLYNVYLYDPAGTQTTVSSLVQRVSSKEALDTILLDDTNGVGIDASTGEPQLVFYEGTENADHHRVDYALSLLQPSGNHSAEVIGSNTPEQKARKEITCELLFFEIAAVGFLGIAAVLFKEKGMGVIRVHAIMPLRKNLFILSKLAIFLLSDLLFAILLTMLNVGLSDTVSILPAVLLQTALLSLFMALTGLTCTLLLKDFRQFTLAYLLIAIFVSTPVFLSANTSVKLDWIGFHPFYHIYMGLKNAYFGTPTAGPLYYLGYAGAIAALFVAVQFVFQREIGKEG is encoded by the coding sequence ATGTGGAAAAGCCTCTGTTCTCTATTCATAAAAGATTGCCGGATGATGGTATCTGGAAAATTTTTTCTTATGTCGGTGGGCTTCCTGGTTCTTTACACTTTGTATGTGAACTTTGGATACGTTAAATTTATGGACGCCGGGCTATACAATGTGTATCTGTATGACCCGGCAGGAACACAGACAACGGTTTCCTCGCTGGTTCAGCGAGTTTCATCGAAAGAAGCACTTGACACAATTTTACTCGATGATACGAACGGAGTTGGCATTGATGCCAGTACCGGGGAGCCACAGCTTGTATTCTATGAGGGAACGGAAAATGCTGACCACCACCGGGTCGATTACGCACTTTCTCTCCTGCAGCCATCAGGGAATCACAGCGCCGAAGTGATAGGCTCCAATACGCCGGAACAAAAGGCAAGGAAAGAGATTACCTGTGAACTGCTGTTTTTTGAAATTGCTGCTGTTGGATTTTTAGGGATCGCCGCTGTGCTGTTCAAGGAAAAAGGGATGGGGGTTATCCGTGTTCATGCCATTATGCCCTTGCGGAAAAATCTATTCATCCTGTCCAAGCTGGCAATTTTCCTGCTGTCCGATCTGCTCTTTGCAATATTGCTCACAATGCTGAATGTCGGATTATCGGATACCGTATCTATATTGCCTGCAGTGTTACTTCAAACGGCGCTCCTGTCCTTGTTTATGGCTTTGACCGGACTGACATGTACCCTGCTTCTAAAAGATTTCCGACAGTTTACATTGGCCTATCTGCTGATTGCTATTTTTGTCTCAACTCCTGTATTTTTGTCGGCAAATACGTCGGTAAAGCTGGATTGGATCGGGTTCCATCCATTCTATCACATTTATATGGGACTGAAAAATGCTTACTTTGGAACACCAACAGCCGGCCCGCTTTACTATTTGGGTTATGCTGGAGCAATCGCGGCGCTATTCGTCGCAGTACAATTTGTGTTCCAGAGAGAAATAGGAAAGGAGGGCTGA
- a CDS encoding ABC transporter permease, which yields MKGLRYQLKSVLKDKFCLMSFLLPIIVAVALTFVGSIDLSSLGELHFGVLENNLSAQTVTWLERYGPVTTYSTPEELMDAINEPSTNLIGVEIDGDSIKTILSGDELDVFRQTADTLPALYEQRGMARQVKVQIMEHPNMMTGFQDMFAAITLIVAMFMGCTFNAMNIVSEKEDGVAFINEILPMTHSRYIMQKLIIGFLCGCLSSIITACICFQLSLHNTALMLVLIVLSAFVAALIGLYIGRFSEGLMVSVVYLKIVMLLFMAVPILSFLLGSGNSLLSAICYLVPSQATFEGIMSLSGGSSATITKDILILTAHCAAWFLLYIALSVRRRRKA from the coding sequence ATGAAAGGATTGCGTTATCAACTTAAAAGTGTTCTGAAAGATAAGTTTTGCCTGATGTCTTTTCTTCTGCCGATTATCGTCGCTGTGGCGTTAACCTTTGTCGGCTCGATTGACCTTTCTTCACTGGGAGAACTTCATTTTGGCGTTTTGGAAAACAACTTGTCTGCTCAAACCGTCACATGGCTGGAGCGATATGGCCCGGTGACAACTTATTCAACGCCGGAAGAACTGATGGATGCAATCAACGAGCCTTCTACAAATTTAATCGGTGTGGAGATTGACGGAGACAGTATCAAGACCATTCTTTCCGGCGACGAGCTGGATGTATTTCGTCAAACCGCCGACACGCTCCCCGCTTTATATGAGCAACGCGGCATGGCCCGGCAGGTGAAGGTTCAAATTATGGAACACCCCAATATGATGACGGGATTTCAAGATATGTTTGCTGCCATAACGCTGATCGTCGCTATGTTTATGGGCTGTACCTTCAATGCCATGAACATTGTTTCAGAGAAGGAGGACGGCGTAGCGTTTATCAACGAAATTTTACCCATGACCCACAGCCGGTACATCATGCAGAAACTTATCATTGGTTTCCTCTGTGGGTGCTTGTCCTCGATCATTACAGCTTGTATCTGTTTTCAACTTTCCCTGCATAATACTGCCCTCATGCTGGTACTAATTGTTCTTTCCGCATTTGTGGCCGCTCTCATCGGCCTGTACATCGGCAGGTTTTCTGAGGGGCTTATGGTCAGCGTGGTCTATCTTAAAATCGTTATGCTGTTGTTCATGGCCGTCCCGATCCTTAGCTTTCTTTTGGGGAGCGGCAATTCGCTTCTCTCCGCAATTTGCTACCTTGTCCCCTCGCAGGCAACTTTCGAGGGCATTATGAGCCTTTCGGGCGGAAGTTCTGCAACAATAACAAAAGATATTCTTATACTTACAGCTCATTGTGCGGCATGGTTTCTACTCTACATTGCCCTTTCTGTGCGCCGCAGGAGAAAAGCATAG
- a CDS encoding TetR/AcrR family transcriptional regulator — protein MNEKFYTLPEEKQQKIINAAMEVFSQNEYKRASTDLIAAKAGVSKGLLFYYFHNKKELYLFLYDYVIEVMKEQVVDEKFYEITDFFELLSYCAGKKVKVLSRNPYITDFAMRAFYSEKEAVSEDLKQINVSRTEELYEMYFKSIDAYKFREGANPYMVMKMLLWMSDGYLHDLQMSGKPIDVDVLMEEFDRWMTMFRKLVYKEEYQNGRD, from the coding sequence GTGAATGAAAAGTTTTACACGCTTCCGGAGGAGAAACAGCAGAAGATCATCAATGCGGCCATGGAGGTGTTCTCTCAGAATGAATACAAACGGGCGTCCACGGATCTGATCGCGGCGAAGGCGGGAGTTTCCAAAGGTCTGCTGTTTTATTACTTTCATAACAAGAAGGAATTATATTTGTTTCTGTATGACTATGTGATAGAAGTGATGAAGGAGCAGGTCGTGGATGAGAAGTTCTATGAGATAACGGATTTTTTTGAACTGCTTTCCTACTGTGCAGGGAAAAAGGTCAAGGTGCTGAGCAGAAATCCGTACATAACCGACTTTGCCATGCGGGCGTTTTATTCAGAGAAGGAAGCTGTTTCCGAAGATTTAAAACAGATAAACGTATCCCGGACAGAAGAATTGTATGAGATGTATTTCAAGAGCATTGACGCGTATAAGTTCAGGGAGGGTGCAAACCCCTACATGGTCATGAAGATGCTCCTCTGGATGTCCGACGGGTATTTGCATGATCTTCAGATGTCCGGAAAACCAATAGATGTAGATGTGCTGATGGAAGAGTTCGACCGATGGATGACTATGTTCAGAAAGCTCGTGTATAAGGAGGAATATCAGAATGGGCGTGATTGA
- a CDS encoding ABC transporter ATP-binding protein, whose translation MGVIEIDNITKDYGKGRGVFDVSFSVEKGEVLGFLGPNGAGKTTTIRQLMGFIRPDRGSLSIQGMDCFKEADRIQKSVGYLPGEIAFIDSMNGMEFIKFVAQMKKMKGLGRAHELMELFELNASGKLKKMSKGMKQKIGIVCAFMDTGADILILDEPTSGLDPLMQNRFVELILTEKKQGRTILMSSHMFEEVERTCDRAAIIRDGRLVAVEEMEKLREGRQKTVEVTFQEASMAEEFAAGFPKAAYQAGERTVTLRVGRNLDFFVKKAGAYTVTDLNVRTQSLEEFFLHFYGEGAEK comes from the coding sequence ATGGGCGTGATTGAGATCGACAATATAACAAAAGACTACGGGAAAGGGCGGGGCGTATTTGATGTCAGCTTTTCTGTGGAAAAGGGAGAGGTTCTTGGATTTCTTGGCCCAAACGGAGCCGGCAAGACGACGACGATCCGGCAGCTTATGGGATTTATCAGGCCGGACCGGGGCAGTCTGTCCATTCAGGGGATGGACTGTTTTAAAGAGGCGGACAGAATACAGAAGTCGGTCGGATATCTTCCGGGAGAGATTGCCTTCATCGATTCCATGAACGGTATGGAATTCATAAAATTTGTGGCTCAGATGAAAAAGATGAAAGGGCTGGGCCGGGCGCATGAATTGATGGAACTGTTTGAACTGAACGCATCAGGCAAATTGAAAAAGATGTCCAAGGGAATGAAGCAGAAAATAGGCATTGTCTGTGCTTTTATGGACACGGGGGCGGATATCCTGATCCTCGATGAGCCGACAAGCGGGCTGGACCCGCTAATGCAGAACCGGTTCGTGGAACTCATCCTGACAGAAAAGAAGCAGGGCAGAACGATACTCATGTCGTCCCATATGTTTGAGGAAGTCGAGCGTACGTGCGACCGCGCGGCGATCATACGTGACGGCAGGCTCGTGGCGGTGGAAGAGATGGAGAAGTTGAGAGAGGGAAGACAGAAGACGGTGGAAGTGACCTTTCAGGAGGCTTCCATGGCAGAGGAATTTGCTGCCGGTTTCCCGAAGGCGGCCTATCAGGCGGGCGAGAGAACCGTGACTTTAAGAGTTGGCAGAAATCTGGATTTCTTTGTGAAAAAGGCAGGCGCATATACGGTGACGGATCTAAACGTGCGCACACAGAGCCTGGAAGAGTTTTTCCTGCATTTTTACGGAGAGGGGGCGGAAAAATAA
- a CDS encoding ABC transporter permease, producing the protein MNITLLKKELKSNWLLLVIFLAVLSMYGSMITMMFDPKMGDGLRAMADSMPGMFAAFGMTNVGTTLLDFVSSYLYGILYVAFPGVFIIILSNRLAARYVDNGSMAYLLAAPVKRWKIMLTQALFLLLCLVIMVGFATGLILVFSEALFPGEMDIKAFLRLNAGLLGLLVFFGGAGICASCFCNESKNASAVSTTVVVYSILLQMISRVGDKFEHLKYATPLTLFDTDGLGAGDHEAWIMCAVLYAAGIILMGVGIVRFSKRDLPL; encoded by the coding sequence ATGAATATAACGTTATTAAAAAAAGAACTGAAATCCAACTGGCTTCTGCTTGTTATTTTTCTCGCGGTGCTCAGTATGTACGGCAGCATGATCACCATGATGTTCGATCCGAAGATGGGGGACGGCCTGCGGGCGATGGCGGACAGTATGCCCGGTATGTTTGCGGCGTTCGGCATGACAAATGTGGGGACGACACTGCTGGATTTTGTATCGAGCTATCTGTATGGTATCCTCTATGTGGCATTCCCGGGCGTATTTATCATAATTTTGTCAAACAGGCTGGCAGCCAGATACGTTGACAACGGCTCCATGGCATATCTGCTGGCGGCGCCGGTGAAGAGGTGGAAGATCATGCTGACGCAGGCGCTCTTCCTTCTGCTCTGTCTTGTCATAATGGTCGGCTTTGCGACCGGACTCATACTTGTATTCAGCGAAGCGCTGTTTCCCGGAGAGATGGATATAAAAGCCTTTCTGAGACTGAACGCCGGGCTTCTCGGACTTCTCGTGTTCTTCGGCGGGGCCGGAATCTGCGCGTCCTGCTTCTGCAACGAATCGAAAAATGCATCGGCGGTAAGCACGACAGTTGTCGTATATTCGATCCTTCTGCAGATGATATCACGGGTGGGGGATAAGTTCGAGCATCTGAAATATGCCACTCCTCTGACCCTGTTTGACACCGACGGTCTTGGCGCAGGGGACCATGAGGCGTGGATAATGTGCGCCGTCTTATATGCGGCAGGGATCATTCTTATGGGCGTCGGTATCGTGAGGTTCAGCAAAAGAGACCTTCCGCTTTGA
- a CDS encoding metallophosphoesterase, translating into MIAVFLAPVYILLNIYVFRWLIRWMGACTRHFRKRPVRAVVLVVYSFFALSILISFFWPVRWLKTLTNIWFGTVCYILLTVAFADLIRLFLKYVIKADQNKLSSRRTFVTAGTLCIAVILSVSAYGVLNGKHIRTTSYDVAIDKDAGAISSMKVVLTADLHLGYNTGNHEMEQMVKKINAQNPDLVVIAGDFFDNDFDALKDPEQIASTLQKIKSTYGVYACYGNHDVQEKILAGFTFNHDEKKVSDPRMDQFLEDSGITLLRDEGVLIEDSFYLYGRADEERPGRGIDKRRSAEELTEDMDMRKPVLVIDHEPKELDELAGAGVDLDLCGHTHDGQMFPGNLTIKLLWENPYGYLKKGNMHNIVTSGVGVFGPNMRVGTKSEICVINVTFR; encoded by the coding sequence ATGATCGCTGTTTTTCTCGCACCTGTCTATATACTTTTAAACATATATGTATTCCGCTGGCTCATCCGGTGGATGGGTGCATGCACCCGCCATTTCAGAAAGCGCCCGGTACGCGCCGTGGTCCTTGTTGTCTACAGCTTCTTTGCCCTTTCCATACTGATCTCCTTTTTCTGGCCCGTCAGGTGGCTCAAGACGCTGACAAACATCTGGTTCGGAACCGTGTGTTACATACTGCTGACGGTGGCTTTCGCGGACCTTATCCGCCTCTTCCTTAAGTACGTAATAAAGGCAGACCAAAATAAGCTCTCCTCCCGCAGAACCTTTGTCACAGCCGGGACGCTGTGTATCGCGGTTATATTGTCTGTCAGCGCTTACGGCGTCCTTAACGGAAAGCATATCCGCACTACATCTTATGATGTTGCGATAGACAAAGATGCCGGAGCAATCTCTTCCATGAAAGTCGTCCTCACTGCGGACTTACATCTCGGATACAACACCGGAAATCATGAGATGGAACAGATGGTGAAAAAGATAAATGCCCAGAACCCGGACCTCGTCGTCATAGCAGGCGATTTCTTTGACAATGACTTTGACGCGCTGAAAGATCCGGAGCAGATCGCCTCTACACTGCAGAAGATCAAAAGCACCTACGGTGTATATGCCTGTTACGGAAATCACGATGTTCAGGAAAAGATTCTCGCCGGTTTTACCTTCAACCATGATGAAAAGAAGGTCAGTGACCCGCGGATGGACCAGTTTCTGGAAGATTCGGGTATCACGCTGTTAAGAGATGAAGGCGTGCTCATAGAAGATTCCTTCTACCTGTACGGAAGGGCGGATGAAGAACGGCCCGGCAGAGGTATCGACAAGCGCAGATCAGCAGAGGAACTGACAGAAGATATGGATATGAGAAAGCCTGTCCTTGTCATTGACCATGAGCCAAAGGAACTGGACGAACTTGCCGGTGCGGGAGTCGATCTGGATCTGTGCGGCCATACGCACGACGGGCAGATGTTTCCAGGGAATCTTACAATAAAGCTTCTGTGGGAAAATCCATACGGATATTTAAAGAAAGGGAATATGCATAATATTGTCACCTCCGGTGTCGGCGTCTTCGGACCGAACATGAGGGTCGGGACGAAAAGTGAAATATGTGTCATAAATGTTACTTTCAGATAG
- the spoIIIAA gene encoding stage III sporulation protein AA gives MQRDRILKVLPVKVRRLIEEEQLQYDYLQEIRLRTGKPLLMIYRGDELITGPGRGGPYIITKEDIREMVGYISNYSLYAYEQEMKQGFITIEGGHRVGMTGQAIIEDGKVKNIKYISSVNLRIAHEVLGCADEIFPYVALNRKLCHTLIISPPRCGKTTLLRDMIRQISDGNAWVKGMSVGVVDERSEIGGCYMGVAQNHLGMRTDVLDCCPKAEGMIMLIRSMSPEVVAVDEIGAAEDVHAVEYAMHCGCKLLASIHGASMEEIRKKPLLGRLVQEKRFERYIVLGSRIHPGQIEGIYDDRGTLLYAEQPAGQGV, from the coding sequence ATGCAAAGAGACAGAATATTAAAGGTGCTGCCCGTGAAAGTACGCCGGCTCATAGAGGAAGAACAGCTTCAGTACGACTACCTTCAGGAGATCAGATTGAGGACAGGCAAACCGCTTCTTATGATCTACCGCGGGGATGAACTCATCACAGGGCCGGGGCGGGGCGGGCCCTATATCATCACAAAAGAGGATATCCGGGAGATGGTGGGATATATCAGCAATTACTCGCTGTATGCATATGAGCAGGAAATGAAGCAGGGGTTTATCACGATCGAAGGGGGGCACAGAGTTGGAATGACCGGACAGGCGATCATAGAGGACGGGAAAGTAAAGAACATAAAATATATATCTTCGGTGAACCTTCGGATCGCACATGAAGTGCTCGGATGCGCGGATGAAATATTCCCCTATGTGGCCCTCAACCGGAAGCTGTGCCATACATTGATCATTTCGCCGCCCAGATGCGGCAAAACGACACTTTTAAGAGACATGATACGGCAGATATCGGACGGCAACGCGTGGGTGAAGGGGATGTCTGTGGGAGTGGTGGATGAACGTTCCGAGATCGGAGGCTGTTATATGGGAGTCGCCCAGAATCATCTTGGCATGCGCACAGACGTACTGGACTGCTGTCCGAAGGCGGAAGGCATGATAATGCTCATCCGTTCCATGAGCCCGGAAGTGGTGGCGGTGGATGAAATAGGGGCGGCAGAAGATGTACATGCTGTCGAGTACGCCATGCACTGCGGATGTAAACTGCTTGCCAGTATCCACGGCGCTTCCATGGAGGAAATACGAAAGAAACCGCTGCTTGGCAGACTTGTGCAGGAAAAGAGATTTGAACGGTATATCGTACTTGGCAGCCGCATTCATCCAGGTCAGATAGAGGGCATATATGATGACAGAGGAACGCTTCTGTATGCGGAGCAGCCGGCGGGACAAGGAGTGTAG
- a CDS encoding stage III sporulation protein AB produces MMKIAGALLLTAGTTLMGMRAASGIQDEYRQIQYLQQIMYLLLSEIRYSRAYLGEAFLHIGGQVREPYSKWLAQMSRRMDSRDEGIFSDIWENSAEEYLADSGLPGEEISRLKALGTRLGAADMDMQLKTLELYQEQLAVSMSEKREGMRTKMRLCRCLGVTSGIFLTVLLV; encoded by the coding sequence ATGATGAAGATAGCAGGCGCTCTGCTCCTTACGGCAGGAACGACACTGATGGGGATGAGAGCGGCATCGGGGATTCAGGATGAATACAGGCAGATACAATATCTGCAGCAGATCATGTACCTGCTGCTAAGTGAAATACGGTACAGCAGGGCATACCTCGGGGAGGCTTTTCTCCATATAGGGGGACAGGTCAGGGAACCATATTCAAAATGGCTGGCCCAGATGAGCCGCCGCATGGACAGCAGAGACGAAGGCATATTCTCCGATATTTGGGAGAACAGCGCAGAGGAGTATCTGGCAGATTCCGGGCTCCCCGGGGAAGAGATAAGCCGGCTGAAAGCTCTGGGCACAAGGCTTGGGGCGGCAGATATGGATATGCAGCTCAAGACATTGGAGCTGTATCAGGAGCAGCTGGCGGTCTCGATGTCGGAAAAAAGAGAAGGGATGAGGACAAAGATGAGGTTATGCCGCTGCCTTGGCGTTACGAGCGGCATATTTCTGACGGTCCTGCTTGTATAG
- the spoIIIAC gene encoding stage III sporulation protein AC, whose protein sequence is MSVNLIFKIAAVGILVSVLSQVLKHSGREEQAFLTSLAGLLLVLFWIVPYIYELFESIKKLFSL, encoded by the coding sequence ATGAGTGTTAATCTGATATTTAAAATTGCAGCGGTCGGTATTCTAGTGTCTGTGCTGAGCCAGGTGCTCAAGCACAGCGGGAGGGAAGAACAGGCGTTTCTCACGAGTCTGGCAGGACTGCTTCTCGTATTGTTCTGGATCGTACCGTATATTTATGAATTGTTCGAGTCGATCAAAAAATTATTTTCACTTTAG
- the spoIIIAD gene encoding stage III sporulation protein AD produces MSMVQIGIIGVVGALLAVQFKSGKSEYGIYISVVLSLFIFFCIITRLNIIVDMMRTIGSYINMDTAYIGTLIKMLGITYVAEFSSGICKDAGYQTIAVQIEIFGKLAVLVLSMPVLMALLETIKEFLS; encoded by the coding sequence ATGAGTATGGTTCAGATAGGGATTATAGGGGTAGTGGGAGCGCTGCTTGCCGTACAGTTTAAAAGCGGAAAATCAGAATATGGTATTTATATCAGCGTAGTGCTCAGTCTGTTTATCTTTTTCTGTATCATCACAAGGCTGAACATCATCGTGGATATGATGCGCACCATAGGAAGCTATATCAATATGGATACCGCTTATATCGGAACATTGATCAAGATGCTCGGCATCACATATGTGGCGGAGTTCTCCTCCGGGATATGCAAAGATGCCGGTTACCAGACGATCGCGGTGCAGATAGAGATATTCGGAAAGCTGGCGGTTCTCGTGCTGAGCATGCCGGTCCTCATGGCGCTGCTTGAGACAATAAAGGAATTTCTGTCATGA